A genomic region of Methanothermobacter thermautotrophicus str. Delta H contains the following coding sequences:
- a CDS encoding HsdR family type I site-specific deoxyribonuclease produces the protein MKLNEEALEDYFMKELRGMGWNDIPAAELGRDDPENPLIESELIDSIRRINQYIEDDDIQQVIQELRGKAASIEGCKSILEYLKNGVYIKSATTGEPRKVKILDHDTPSHNSFTASRQVVFRRGDQTIRTDIMLFINGIPLVNIELKNPVGMSETWADAYRQIKDYEKTVPELYKYVQMGVAAEDFARYFPIVPWLDEVPTFEWRETDGKLPQKSRKQGHEHHTGLPAADILPLLRPERVLDFIRNYIYIRTEFGSTTKVIARHMQYHAAERIVERVLRNIRGEDKRNRGLIWHWQGSGKTLTMIFAASKLYRMKELENPTVFFIVDRRELEEQLYAELAALEIHQPERIESIAELKRTIASDDYRGKRGLFITLIQKFTDKLDDITAELREHGGETIMDRKNVIVFIDEAHRSQYGLLAAQMKDMLRSAFFFGFTGTPISKRERDTYDRFAYPPEEKYIHQYFITDSIRDGFTVKITYQPRLAGDVHLDRKHLEAFIGVEFEELPESIRKDVEESVKRKLDTIKTILENPRRIELIAEDIAKHFKENIDGRFKAMVVAPSRRACVLYKRELDRHLPPEYSEIVMTYTPRDEEIIRAYDEELMDKYHGRNHHEIKNLVLERFRDPDRNPRILIVTDMLLTGFDAPILQTMYLDKPLKEHRLLQAVARTNRPYRDVKEAGLIIDYIGVMGAELRRAFELYSKEEYEGAVYDMESMKREYEELLRETLRIFSDLEWDGMDIEVLSDAVELITSDEELEKKFTENYRELRRLFELLSDQPFIRHGLKDYRWLTVIYTYYQRVVSRKPSVEAETERYYQKTLKYIHRTTEFREIESKLPVIEFDSDYFENLRKVRDIRDKAALTVYTLNSYVLRNGTRNPIYESVAEKVERLLEQWREKTMDYEELYREGAAIIREIWKEERRMKELGLDEKEFAVLMTLRGRGIPEDKLKEYAVALTEEVDGNIFPGWTSQESVKRNVMRIIRVFLLRNLPKDAPKRRQIADEAQEDLMKIFERYQ, from the coding sequence ATGAAATTAAATGAGGAGGCCCTTGAAGACTACTTCATGAAGGAACTGAGGGGAATGGGCTGGAATGATATACCGGCCGCCGAACTTGGGAGGGATGACCCTGAAAACCCCCTCATAGAATCTGAGCTGATAGACTCCATAAGAAGGATCAACCAGTATATAGAGGATGATGATATACAGCAGGTCATCCAAGAGCTCCGGGGTAAAGCAGCAAGCATTGAGGGATGCAAATCGATACTTGAATACCTTAAAAATGGCGTTTACATAAAATCTGCCACAACAGGGGAACCCAGGAAGGTCAAAATCCTTGACCACGATACCCCAAGCCACAACTCATTCACAGCATCAAGGCAGGTCGTATTCCGTCGTGGTGACCAGACCATAAGGACAGACATAATGCTCTTCATCAACGGCATCCCCCTCGTGAACATAGAACTCAAAAACCCCGTGGGGATGTCAGAGACATGGGCGGACGCCTACCGGCAGATAAAGGACTATGAGAAGACAGTGCCGGAACTCTACAAGTACGTACAGATGGGTGTCGCTGCTGAAGACTTTGCAAGGTACTTCCCGATAGTTCCCTGGCTTGATGAGGTCCCCACCTTCGAGTGGAGGGAGACGGATGGTAAACTCCCTCAAAAATCCAGAAAACAGGGCCATGAGCACCACACAGGACTCCCGGCCGCAGATATACTCCCACTCCTCAGACCAGAAAGGGTGCTCGACTTCATCAGGAACTACATCTACATAAGGACAGAGTTCGGATCAACAACCAAGGTCATAGCAAGGCACATGCAGTACCATGCAGCTGAGAGGATAGTTGAAAGGGTCCTTAGGAACATCAGGGGAGAAGATAAAAGGAACAGGGGCCTCATATGGCACTGGCAGGGATCAGGCAAAACCCTGACAATGATATTCGCGGCCAGTAAACTCTACAGGATGAAGGAACTGGAGAACCCAACAGTATTCTTCATAGTGGACCGCAGAGAACTTGAGGAACAGTTATACGCAGAACTCGCGGCACTGGAAATCCACCAGCCTGAAAGAATAGAATCCATAGCAGAATTAAAGAGAACAATAGCCAGCGATGACTACCGGGGAAAGAGGGGCCTATTCATAACACTCATACAGAAATTCACAGACAAACTTGATGATATAACAGCCGAACTCAGGGAACATGGAGGAGAAACCATAATGGACAGGAAGAACGTCATAGTCTTCATTGATGAGGCCCACAGGAGTCAGTATGGCCTCCTGGCAGCCCAGATGAAGGACATGCTGAGATCAGCGTTCTTCTTCGGCTTCACAGGAACACCCATATCAAAGAGGGAACGCGACACCTATGATAGGTTCGCATACCCCCCCGAAGAGAAATACATCCACCAGTACTTCATAACAGACTCCATAAGGGACGGCTTCACCGTGAAGATAACCTATCAGCCGAGACTCGCAGGTGACGTCCACCTTGACAGGAAGCACCTGGAGGCATTCATCGGTGTGGAATTCGAGGAACTGCCAGAATCCATAAGGAAGGACGTTGAGGAATCTGTTAAAAGGAAACTGGACACCATAAAAACCATCCTCGAGAACCCTCGCAGGATAGAGCTAATAGCAGAGGACATCGCGAAACACTTCAAAGAGAACATCGATGGAAGATTCAAGGCCATGGTTGTGGCTCCAAGCAGAAGGGCATGCGTCCTCTACAAGAGGGAACTCGACAGGCACCTCCCACCAGAGTACTCTGAGATCGTAATGACCTACACTCCACGGGACGAGGAGATAATAAGGGCCTATGATGAGGAACTCATGGATAAATACCATGGCAGGAACCACCATGAGATTAAAAACCTGGTACTGGAAAGGTTCAGGGACCCTGATAGGAACCCCCGGATACTCATAGTGACGGATATGCTCCTCACAGGATTCGACGCACCCATACTCCAGACCATGTACCTCGACAAGCCACTGAAGGAACACAGACTGCTGCAGGCAGTTGCAAGAACAAACAGACCCTACAGGGACGTCAAGGAGGCAGGCCTCATAATAGATTACATTGGAGTCATGGGGGCGGAACTGAGGCGCGCATTTGAGCTCTACAGTAAGGAGGAGTATGAGGGCGCAGTATACGATATGGAATCCATGAAGAGGGAATACGAGGAGCTACTCAGGGAGACCCTCAGGATCTTCAGCGACCTTGAATGGGATGGGATGGATATTGAGGTCCTCTCCGACGCGGTTGAACTCATAACCTCTGATGAAGAACTCGAAAAGAAATTCACAGAGAATTACCGTGAACTCAGAAGGCTCTTCGAGCTGCTCTCTGACCAGCCCTTCATAAGGCATGGCCTCAAGGATTACAGGTGGCTCACGGTCATCTACACATACTATCAGAGAGTCGTATCAAGGAAACCATCAGTTGAAGCCGAAACTGAAAGGTATTACCAGAAAACCCTCAAATACATCCACAGGACCACAGAGTTCAGGGAAATAGAAAGTAAACTCCCGGTAATAGAATTTGACTCCGATTACTTTGAAAACCTCAGGAAGGTCAGGGATATAAGGGATAAGGCTGCCTTAACAGTCTACACACTCAACTCATATGTCCTCAGGAATGGCACAAGGAACCCCATCTATGAATCGGTGGCTGAAAAGGTTGAACGCCTCCTGGAACAGTGGAGGGAGAAAACCATGGACTACGAGGAACTCTACAGGGAGGGCGCTGCCATCATAAGAGAGATCTGGAAGGAGGAGCGCAGAATGAAGGAGCTCGGTCTTGACGAGAAGGAGTTCGCGGTCCTGATGACCCTCAGGGGTAGAGGTATACCAGAGGATAAACTGAAGGAATATGCTGTTGCCCTTACAGAGGAGGTTGATGGGAACATATTCCCTGGATGGACGTCCCAGGAGAGCGTTAAGAGGAATGTTATGAGAATCATAAGGGTTTTCCTCCTGAGGAACCTCCCGAAGGATGCGCCCAAAAGAAGGCAGATCGCCGATGAAGCACAGGAAGATCTTATGAAAATATTTGAGAGGTATCAGTGA
- a CDS encoding restriction endonuclease subunit S, with amino-acid sequence MNTVEFKDSPVGRIPVDWGVSRVSEVFDVFTGTTPSTKIDEFWDDGDVVWVTPADMSNLNGIMIADSERKVTVKALKRTNLNLIPKLSILISTRAPVGYVALNTVECVFNQGCKALVPKSHVDTRYFAYYLLINKKRLQDLSGGSTFKELNKKTLEKIYLPVPPLEEQKRISEILQDVDGAIEKVNKEIGVTEKLKRGLMQRLLMEGINHTEFKDSHVGRIPVDWDVVNLEDVVEIHDNKRIPLSEKERIKMKGDYPYCGANGIIDYINDYIFNGEFVLLAEDGGDYSSFGSSAYIMNGKFWVNNHAHVIEALPSKITNRFLLHILIYLDLTHYVVGSTRKKLNQGIMRKIKIPLPPLEEQKRISEILQDVDRRLELLTERKVKLENIKRGLMNDLLTGKRRVRITS; translated from the coding sequence GTGAATACTGTGGAATTCAAGGATTCTCCTGTTGGCAGGATTCCTGTGGATTGGGGTGTTTCCAGAGTTTCGGAAGTTTTTGATGTTTTTACTGGAACTACACCATCAACTAAAATAGATGAGTTCTGGGATGATGGTGATGTTGTTTGGGTTACACCTGCTGATATGAGTAATCTTAACGGGATTATGATAGCAGACAGCGAAAGAAAGGTTACTGTGAAGGCGCTGAAAAGAACAAATCTTAATCTTATCCCTAAACTTTCCATTCTCATCTCAACAAGAGCACCAGTTGGATACGTTGCATTGAATACGGTTGAATGTGTGTTTAATCAAGGATGCAAAGCACTAGTCCCTAAATCACATGTTGACACGAGATATTTTGCATATTATCTATTAATAAATAAAAAACGCCTGCAAGACCTCAGCGGAGGCAGCACGTTCAAAGAACTCAATAAAAAAACTTTGGAAAAAATTTATTTACCGGTACCCCCTCTTGAGGAGCAGAAAAGGATTTCAGAGATACTCCAGGATGTTGATGGTGCGATAGAGAAGGTTAATAAGGAGATAGGGGTTACAGAGAAACTTAAGAGGGGTCTCATGCAGAGGCTTCTGATGGAGGGCATCAACCACACGGAATTCAAGGATTCTCATGTTGGCAGGATTCCTGTGGATTGGGATGTTGTTAACTTGGAGGATGTTGTTGAGATTCATGATAATAAAAGAATACCTCTTAGTGAAAAAGAAAGAATTAAGATGAAAGGTGATTATCCATATTGTGGAGCGAACGGCATAATTGATTATATCAATGATTATATTTTTAATGGGGAATTTGTACTTTTAGCTGAGGATGGAGGTGATTATTCATCCTTTGGGAGCTCTGCATATATAATGAATGGTAAGTTTTGGGTTAATAATCATGCACATGTTATCGAAGCGTTACCTTCTAAGATAACTAATAGATTTTTACTCCATATTCTTATTTATTTAGATTTAACTCATTATGTCGTTGGATCCACAAGAAAGAAGTTAAACCAGGGAATAATGAGGAAAATAAAAATTCCCCTCCCTCCTCTTGAGGAGCAGAAAAGGATTTCAGAGATACTCCAGGATGTGGACAGAAGGCTCGAGCTCCTCACGGAGAGGAAGGTTAAACTTGAAAACATAAAGAGGGGGCTCATGAACGACCTCCTGACAGGTAAAAGGAGGGTCAGAATAACATCATAG
- a CDS encoding N-6 DNA methylase: MKLPKWLEEKYDLLWDKFEDREFRSTEALEILGKEHLIDEKSLSAAISEMRKKGWIETRKDPDDERRRIYMLRPKSEIIQDYLTLKDDKLGRADIERILKGAADLIRTRVDYKFILVLLFMKQMSDKWMMEYQKAYEDAIKEYGLSEEEARLEARNSAYHDLDIKEEYLWDNIRKDVENLPIKFAGALKNLAELNPAFKDVVDAFDFVEFTQSQENREILRQLVELFSEKKLTNVDPDILGDAYEWILRYFAPTKAKEGEVYTPREVIRLLVEILDPKPGESVYDPASASNGMLIISHKYVKETYGEAERLFLYGQEVNRKTMALGSMNMYIHDIKDHHIAHGDTLLYPKFKESDGIMRFDVVIANPPWNQDGYGEDTLKKGDYWRERFRYGFVNKQSADWAWIQHMIASAKDDGRIGVVIDNGCLFRGGREKSIRSAVLEDDLIEAVILLPEKLFYNTGAPGAIIILNKDKDEERRGKVLFINAGEEYEKHPEVRKLNILSDGNIERILEAYREFQGDDGFSRVVDLDEIRENDYNLNVPLYAFPEEELEDIDVAGEWMRLSEIEEELAEVDERIRGYLDELGYMGVKM, encoded by the coding sequence ATGAAACTACCAAAATGGCTTGAAGAAAAATATGACCTCCTCTGGGATAAATTTGAGGACCGGGAATTCAGGAGCACCGAGGCCCTTGAAATACTTGGAAAGGAACATCTAATTGATGAAAAGTCCCTTTCAGCTGCAATATCCGAGATGAGGAAGAAGGGATGGATAGAGACAAGAAAGGATCCCGATGATGAGAGAAGAAGGATCTACATGCTCAGACCCAAATCAGAGATCATACAGGATTACCTCACCCTCAAGGACGATAAACTTGGCCGTGCAGACATAGAGAGGATACTCAAGGGGGCAGCAGACCTCATAAGGACAAGGGTCGACTACAAGTTCATCCTGGTCCTCCTGTTCATGAAACAGATGAGTGACAAGTGGATGATGGAATACCAGAAGGCATATGAGGATGCCATAAAGGAGTATGGCCTCAGTGAGGAGGAGGCGAGGCTTGAGGCACGTAACAGTGCATACCATGACCTTGACATAAAGGAGGAGTACCTCTGGGACAACATAAGGAAGGACGTTGAGAACCTGCCCATAAAATTTGCAGGGGCCCTCAAGAACCTCGCAGAACTCAACCCCGCCTTCAAGGACGTGGTGGACGCCTTTGACTTCGTGGAGTTCACACAGAGCCAGGAGAACCGGGAGATACTCAGGCAGCTCGTTGAACTATTCAGTGAGAAGAAACTCACAAACGTTGACCCCGACATCCTTGGAGACGCCTATGAATGGATACTGAGATACTTCGCCCCAACCAAGGCCAAGGAGGGCGAGGTCTACACACCCAGGGAGGTTATAAGGCTACTGGTCGAGATACTCGACCCAAAACCCGGCGAAAGCGTCTACGACCCGGCATCAGCGTCCAATGGCATGCTCATAATATCCCACAAGTACGTTAAGGAGACCTATGGTGAGGCCGAAAGGCTCTTCCTCTACGGACAGGAGGTCAACAGGAAGACAATGGCCTTAGGATCAATGAACATGTACATACATGACATAAAGGACCACCACATAGCCCATGGTGACACACTCCTCTACCCCAAATTCAAGGAATCAGACGGGATCATGAGGTTCGACGTAGTGATAGCCAACCCACCATGGAACCAGGATGGTTACGGTGAGGACACCCTCAAGAAGGGAGATTACTGGAGGGAGAGATTCAGGTACGGATTTGTGAACAAGCAGTCCGCTGACTGGGCATGGATACAGCACATGATAGCCTCTGCCAAGGATGACGGGAGGATAGGTGTGGTTATAGATAATGGTTGCCTCTTCCGGGGTGGCCGTGAGAAGAGTATAAGGTCAGCTGTACTGGAGGACGACCTCATAGAGGCGGTTATACTTCTCCCTGAAAAATTATTCTACAATACAGGTGCCCCGGGGGCAATAATAATCCTCAACAAGGATAAGGATGAGGAAAGGAGGGGTAAGGTCCTCTTCATCAATGCAGGTGAGGAGTATGAGAAGCACCCTGAGGTCAGGAAGCTGAACATCCTATCTGACGGGAACATTGAGAGGATACTTGAGGCCTACAGGGAGTTCCAGGGTGATGATGGATTCTCAAGGGTTGTCGACCTTGATGAGATCCGTGAGAATGATTATAATCTGAACGTGCCGCTCTACGCATTCCCTGAGGAGGAGCTCGAGGATATTGATGTGGCAGGTGAGTGGATGCGCCTCTCCGAGATCGAGGAGGAACTCGCCGAAGTTGATGAGAGGATAAGGGGTTACCTGGATGAACTTGGGTATATGGGGGTGAAAATGTGA
- the ppcA gene encoding phosphoenolpyruvate carboxylase encodes MKVPRCMSTQHPDNVNPPFFAEEPELGGEDEIREAYYVFSHLGCDEQMWDCEGKEVDNYVVKKLLTKYQAFFRDHVLGEDLRLTLRVPNPTVERAEAKILLETLESIPRSYDTASLFYGMDAAPVFEVILPMTSSSSCLNRIHSYYLDFVKGKERLQLADGVTVKEWIGEFRPDEINVIPLFEDHEGMLNAAKITGEYLDGKDIQEQRVFLARSDPAMNYGMISATLLNRIALSDFRDLEEESGVKLYPIIGMGSAPFRGNLRPDNVEDVTWEYRGAYTFTVQSSFKYDHEPSDVIRGIKKLRSVKPGRAAEIERESVLEIISAYCREYRRQVMDLVDIINRVARYVPGRRKRKLHIGLFGYSRSMGNVSLPRAITFTAALYSLGVPPELLGFNALSSGDLEFIEEVYPGLGRDLHDAARYANPESPFLSPEVKSSFEEYLEPEYDEGHMKTTEEIIRALRINRTANLQELILEAASQRKFLG; translated from the coding sequence ATGAAGGTTCCAAGATGCATGAGTACACAGCATCCAGACAACGTTAACCCGCCGTTCTTTGCAGAAGAACCTGAACTGGGTGGTGAAGACGAGATAAGGGAGGCATACTACGTCTTCTCACACCTGGGATGTGACGAACAGATGTGGGACTGCGAGGGCAAGGAAGTGGACAACTACGTTGTAAAGAAACTCCTCACAAAGTACCAGGCCTTCTTCAGGGACCATGTCCTGGGTGAGGATCTGAGGCTCACCCTCAGGGTGCCCAACCCCACAGTTGAGAGGGCCGAGGCAAAGATACTCCTTGAGACCCTTGAGAGCATACCCAGATCCTATGACACCGCAAGCCTCTTCTACGGGATGGACGCAGCCCCGGTCTTCGAGGTCATCCTACCCATGACCTCATCAAGCAGCTGCCTCAACCGGATCCACAGCTACTACCTGGACTTTGTGAAGGGTAAGGAGAGGCTGCAGCTCGCAGATGGTGTGACCGTCAAGGAGTGGATAGGTGAATTCCGGCCCGACGAGATCAACGTTATCCCCCTCTTCGAGGACCATGAGGGGATGCTGAACGCCGCCAAGATCACAGGCGAGTACCTTGATGGTAAGGATATCCAGGAGCAGAGGGTCTTCCTTGCAAGGTCAGACCCCGCCATGAACTACGGTATGATATCAGCCACACTCCTCAACAGGATAGCCCTCTCAGACTTCCGGGACCTTGAGGAAGAGTCAGGAGTTAAACTCTACCCCATAATAGGTATGGGCTCAGCTCCCTTCAGGGGTAACCTCCGCCCCGATAATGTGGAGGACGTTACCTGGGAGTACCGTGGCGCCTACACCTTCACTGTCCAGTCATCCTTCAAGTACGACCATGAACCATCAGATGTCATCAGGGGCATAAAGAAACTCAGGTCTGTTAAACCGGGCAGGGCAGCTGAAATCGAGCGTGAAAGTGTCCTGGAGATAATTTCAGCCTACTGCAGGGAGTACAGGAGGCAGGTCATGGACCTCGTGGACATCATAAACAGGGTTGCGAGGTACGTGCCCGGCAGGAGGAAGAGGAAGCTCCACATCGGACTCTTCGGATACTCCAGGAGCATGGGAAACGTTTCACTCCCAAGGGCAATAACCTTCACAGCGGCCCTCTACTCGCTGGGGGTTCCCCCGGAGCTGCTCGGGTTCAACGCGCTATCATCAGGTGACCTTGAATTCATTGAGGAGGTCTACCCGGGTCTTGGAAGGGACCTCCATGACGCTGCAAGGTACGCCAACCCTGAATCACCATTCCTCAGCCCTGAGGTTAAATCATCCTTTGAGGAGTACCTTGAACCTGAGTATGATGAGGGACACATGAAGACCACAGAGGAGATCATAAGGGCCCTCAGAATCAACAGGACAGCCAACCTCCAGGAGCTCATCCTTGAGGCTGCAAGCCAGAGGAAGTTCCTCGGCTGA
- the heR gene encoding heliorhodopsin HeR — MIEKSPISFEGLRKLNIAAGSLHLIQGLLMVALGYLLTWDRDIYTFYLKFKILSLNPPSFQVLPSPEVAFTVSYLGVILASFLLISAVAHFTIAFLRNESYVENLKRGMNPYRWYEYALSSSIMIVILATFVGVWDLWSLVMIFVLNASMIMFGYLMEKINQYTEKIDWSPYLLGCISGFTPWVVIAAYFIAALGSAETQPPDFVYLTLLIYFVMFNTFSVNMLLQYRGVGKWRDYLYGERVYIILSLVAKTLLAWLVFIGVFSPF; from the coding sequence ATGATTGAGAAGTCCCCTATAAGTTTTGAGGGGCTGAGGAAGCTGAACATAGCGGCCGGGTCCCTGCACCTGATCCAGGGGCTTCTGATGGTTGCGCTGGGTTACCTGCTCACATGGGACAGGGACATCTACACGTTCTACCTGAAGTTCAAGATACTCTCACTGAATCCGCCGTCATTCCAGGTCCTTCCCAGCCCTGAGGTGGCATTCACCGTGAGCTACCTCGGGGTGATCCTTGCATCCTTCCTCCTGATATCTGCGGTGGCCCACTTCACAATAGCCTTCCTCAGGAATGAGAGTTACGTTGAGAACCTGAAGAGGGGTATGAACCCCTACCGCTGGTACGAGTATGCTCTCTCAAGTTCAATAATGATAGTGATACTGGCCACCTTCGTGGGGGTCTGGGACCTCTGGTCACTTGTGATGATCTTCGTCCTCAACGCATCGATGATAATGTTCGGCTACCTGATGGAGAAGATCAACCAGTACACCGAGAAGATCGACTGGTCACCCTACCTCCTGGGGTGCATCTCCGGCTTCACCCCATGGGTGGTCATTGCAGCCTACTTCATCGCCGCCCTGGGCTCCGCCGAGACACAGCCACCGGACTTCGTCTACCTCACACTGCTCATCTACTTTGTGATGTTCAACACATTCTCCGTCAACATGCTGCTGCAGTACAGGGGTGTCGGTAAATGGAGGGACTACCTCTACGGTGAGAGGGTCTACATCATACTGAGCCTGGTTGCAAAGACCCTGCTGGCCTGGCTGGTGTTCATAGGGGTGTTCTCACCCTTCTAG
- a CDS encoding ATP-grasp domain-containing protein — translation MEEILVIGVNTRPVVESAFRLGYRVYSAGYYCTADFKHYTERRCILRERSGESCGRFHENFSQEKLLEAASDFIERADGIIPLTGAPPLPGEKVLGNSRVDHVEDKYRLYRRIRNSYPTPETHLISDPAEAMEIVAAGEKKYIAKPVSGAGGFGVTEFREGDGEFLLQEYIEGVPVSASVLSTGEDAITVLTSRQIIDRGVPGFEGQFVYAGNMTPGPSGEIEDLASDLILDLSLRGSNGVDLIMRDSELYVIEVNPRIQGTFECAEASLGINMVDAHIRACMGELIEKPDPVSYAVKRILYAPARCRVGEIKTMGVHDLPVPGTIIEEGEPLLTVLASHNSMEAAENLASNICSRVKKELHYLRCPPPRPQGV, via the coding sequence ATGGAGGAAATACTTGTAATAGGCGTCAACACCCGACCTGTGGTTGAATCAGCCTTCAGGTTAGGGTACAGGGTCTACTCTGCAGGTTACTACTGCACAGCAGACTTCAAGCACTACACCGAAAGAAGGTGCATACTGAGGGAGCGTAGCGGTGAAAGCTGCGGGAGATTCCATGAGAACTTCAGTCAGGAGAAGCTCCTTGAAGCAGCCTCAGATTTCATAGAAAGGGCTGATGGTATAATCCCCCTCACAGGCGCACCCCCTCTCCCAGGGGAGAAGGTCCTCGGTAACTCCAGGGTTGATCACGTGGAGGACAAGTACCGCCTCTACAGGAGGATCAGGAACTCATACCCCACACCCGAGACACACCTCATCAGTGACCCTGCCGAGGCGATGGAGATTGTAGCTGCAGGGGAGAAGAAATACATCGCAAAGCCGGTTTCCGGCGCTGGAGGCTTTGGTGTCACCGAGTTCCGCGAAGGTGATGGGGAGTTCCTCCTCCAGGAGTACATCGAGGGCGTCCCTGTGAGTGCCTCTGTTCTTTCAACCGGAGAGGATGCCATCACGGTTCTGACGAGCAGGCAGATCATCGACAGGGGCGTACCTGGATTTGAGGGGCAGTTCGTCTACGCCGGTAACATGACACCAGGGCCCTCAGGGGAGATTGAGGATCTTGCCAGTGACCTCATACTTGACCTCTCCCTGCGCGGATCCAACGGCGTCGACCTCATAATGAGGGACTCCGAGCTGTATGTCATAGAGGTCAATCCCAGGATACAGGGGACCTTTGAGTGTGCTGAAGCCTCCCTGGGAATAAACATGGTGGATGCCCATATCAGGGCATGCATGGGCGAGCTTATAGAAAAACCGGACCCGGTCAGTTATGCTGTTAAGAGGATACTCTATGCCCCGGCAAGGTGCCGGGTGGGTGAGATAAAAACCATGGGGGTCCATGACCTTCCTGTCCCGGGAACCATAATTGAGGAGGGTGAACCCCTGCTGACCGTCCTGGCCTCCCATAACTCCATGGAGGCCGCTGAGAACCTTGCATCAAACATCTGCTCCAGGGTCAAGAAAGAACTCCATTACCTCCGATGCCCCCCACCTCGACCACAGGGAGTATGA
- a CDS encoding DUF61 family protein gives MRGDRSDRLMKKEIFNLNRHLPSRRKTLEELLREDRPHVTGADGTRHRFKWAELEDLRGMLTEDEARRLRLPIYIEIESETSGARIAGDIEVKVVSEVLERDDEGDEIYIYRPEMRVLRARFPTVTQYMFLVREL, from the coding sequence ATGAGAGGTGACAGATCAGACAGGCTGATGAAGAAGGAGATCTTCAACCTCAACCGTCATCTCCCCTCAAGGAGGAAGACCCTGGAGGAGCTCCTCAGGGAGGACAGGCCCCATGTTACAGGGGCTGATGGCACCAGGCACAGGTTCAAATGGGCTGAACTTGAAGACCTCAGGGGGATGCTGACTGAGGATGAGGCAAGGAGGCTGAGGCTCCCGATATACATTGAGATAGAATCTGAGACCTCGGGTGCAAGGATCGCCGGTGATATTGAGGTGAAGGTTGTCTCGGAGGTCCTTGAGAGGGATGATGAGGGGGATGAGATCTACATCTACAGACCTGAGATGAGGGTGCTGAGGGCGAGGTTTCCAACGGTTACACAGTACATGTTCCTTGTGAGGGAGCTCTAA
- a CDS encoding DUF22 domain-containing protein: MVRILTRLGQVREAEEKYRRELVDFRMGEVYGNLRAIIADEDVEVRAGEAKPVKIKEVSIPANHIVFMCAYATNPLGHPIAAGEETPLPISMDRKADHATFVAAADGKISRNDLLGVLIILPVELTH, from the coding sequence ATGGTTAGGATACTCACAAGGCTCGGCCAGGTCCGCGAGGCCGAGGAGAAATACAGGCGGGAACTCGTGGACTTCAGGATGGGTGAGGTCTACGGGAACCTCAGGGCCATCATTGCAGACGAGGACGTTGAGGTCAGGGCCGGCGAGGCAAAGCCGGTTAAGATCAAGGAGGTCAGTATACCGGCAAACCACATAGTCTTCATGTGTGCCTACGCCACGAACCCCCTGGGTCATCCGATAGCTGCAGGGGAGGAGACACCCCTACCCATAAGCATGGACCGTAAGGCAGACCATGCCACCTTCGTAGCTGCTGCAGACGGGAAAATCAGCAGGAACGACCTCCTGGGTGTCCTCATAATTCTACCGGTTGAATTAACCCACTAA
- a CDS encoding V-type ATP synthase subunit D: MAQEMIEGINPTRMELLKLKQREKLAVKGYSLLKEKRNALIMEFFNILERVKGSREKVEEHLKEAFSDLTEAQVLMGDTAVERAAMSVRESVEVDIDSRSIMGVVVPVVDARATQRTVVERGYGLVDTSVKLDEAARKFEESLALIIELGEIEKTIRLLAGEIESTKRRVNALEHIIIPRLKNTVKYIEMRLEEMERENFVRLKMIKKSMEME, from the coding sequence ATGGCACAGGAAATGATTGAGGGGATCAACCCCACAAGGATGGAGCTCCTGAAACTCAAGCAGCGTGAGAAACTCGCTGTCAAGGGTTACAGTCTCCTCAAGGAGAAGAGGAACGCCCTTATCATGGAGTTCTTCAACATCCTTGAGAGGGTTAAGGGTTCCCGTGAAAAGGTGGAGGAGCACCTCAAGGAGGCCTTCTCTGACCTCACAGAGGCCCAGGTACTCATGGGCGACACTGCAGTTGAGAGGGCTGCAATGTCTGTGAGGGAGTCCGTGGAGGTCGACATAGACTCAAGGAGTATAATGGGTGTCGTTGTACCGGTGGTCGATGCCCGGGCAACCCAGAGGACCGTGGTTGAACGTGGATACGGCCTTGTGGACACATCAGTAAAACTCGACGAGGCAGCCAGAAAATTCGAGGAGTCCCTGGCACTCATAATAGAACTCGGTGAGATCGAGAAGACCATAAGGCTTCTCGCCGGTGAGATAGAATCAACCAAGCGAAGGGTTAACGCCCTCGAACACATCATAATCCCGAGGCTCAAGAACACCGTCAAGTACATTGAGATGAGGCTCGAGGAGATGGAGAGGGAGAACTTCGTCAGGTTGAAGATGATCAAAAAATCCATGGAGATGGAGTGA